One stretch of Nocardia mangyaensis DNA includes these proteins:
- a CDS encoding GTPase, with product MSAAAGLQAATVKHPDVMAPVVSLVDELRELVRSGGRDDLDARLGMVRARLSDPRVRLVVVGEPQAGMSTLVNSMVGSPVSATDGKPSVPVIVEYGAAPSATLVKSAQRGRVERVPVDPLNPGPALTALGVLRAEFAQPSPLLADGLVVMDAPGPTTHEGAAWSMIAAADVVLYATDAAAELTEAQLDYLRRVEQVCPSVVCVLTKIDRNPHWSLTQRRNRALLDGAGLNFAVAPVSALLHRQADETGDQQRDIESGVPQLIDHLQEYVVAQADSVAIAAAVRDIALVTDQLTVTLRAEVETLRDPRRRAEITQRLAAARAEADQLRQRTATWQVTLVDGGAELNADIEHDLRHRLRSLVREAEAEITRTDPAHKWTEFATELDARICEAVEENFVMAHYRAVELSEQVAAKFPPHNRTPPLPELRLTNPGEVLEPVQSLETLESAKASIGQQALSALRGSYGGILMVGLATSLLGMSLVNWYSAGAGVLLGVNALWDDRRSRKQRRQAEAKVAVARLADDVIFQVGKESRNRLRTLQRVLRDHYTEIAAEVSRTADEALRAAEETGLRYGDQRELRITEIDAGLRTLAGLRERAQRLTR from the coding sequence TTGTCTGCCGCAGCCGGACTGCAGGCCGCGACGGTGAAGCATCCGGATGTGATGGCCCCGGTCGTGTCTCTCGTCGACGAACTGCGGGAACTGGTTCGCTCGGGCGGCCGCGACGACCTCGATGCCCGCCTCGGCATGGTGCGAGCCCGGCTCAGCGACCCCCGCGTGCGGCTGGTCGTCGTCGGTGAACCGCAGGCCGGGATGAGCACGCTGGTCAACAGCATGGTCGGCAGCCCGGTCAGCGCGACCGACGGCAAGCCCAGTGTCCCCGTGATCGTCGAATACGGCGCCGCGCCGAGCGCGACCCTGGTGAAATCGGCCCAGCGCGGCCGGGTCGAACGGGTGCCCGTCGACCCGCTCAACCCAGGGCCCGCGCTGACCGCCCTCGGTGTGCTGCGTGCCGAATTCGCGCAGCCGAGCCCCCTGCTGGCCGACGGCCTGGTGGTGATGGACGCACCAGGACCCACTACCCACGAGGGCGCGGCCTGGTCGATGATCGCCGCCGCCGACGTCGTCCTCTACGCCACCGACGCCGCCGCCGAACTGACCGAAGCCCAGCTGGACTATCTACGTCGCGTCGAGCAGGTGTGCCCCTCGGTGGTCTGCGTGCTCACCAAGATCGACCGCAACCCGCACTGGTCACTGACCCAGCGACGCAACCGCGCCCTGCTCGACGGTGCCGGGCTGAACTTCGCGGTCGCCCCGGTCTCTGCCCTGCTGCACCGGCAGGCCGACGAGACCGGCGATCAGCAGCGCGACATCGAGTCCGGGGTGCCCCAGCTCATCGACCACCTGCAGGAATACGTGGTCGCCCAGGCCGACTCGGTCGCGATCGCGGCCGCGGTGCGCGACATCGCCCTGGTCACCGACCAGCTCACCGTCACCCTGCGCGCCGAAGTCGAGACCCTGCGCGATCCGCGTCGGCGGGCCGAGATCACCCAGCGCCTGGCCGCCGCCCGCGCCGAGGCCGATCAGTTGCGCCAGCGCACCGCCACCTGGCAGGTCACCCTGGTCGACGGCGGCGCCGAGCTCAACGCCGATATCGAACACGATCTGCGGCATCGGCTGCGCAGCCTGGTCCGCGAGGCCGAGGCCGAGATCACGCGCACCGATCCGGCGCACAAGTGGACCGAGTTCGCCACCGAACTCGACGCGCGGATCTGCGAGGCGGTCGAGGAGAACTTCGTGATGGCGCACTATCGCGCCGTCGAACTCTCCGAACAGGTCGCCGCGAAGTTCCCGCCGCACAATCGAACCCCACCGCTGCCCGAACTGCGCCTGACCAATCCCGGCGAGGTGCTCGAACCGGTCCAGTCACTGGAGACACTGGAAAGCGCCAAAGCCAGTATCGGACAACAGGCGCTGTCGGCCTTGCGCGGCTCCTACGGCGGCATTCTGATGGTCGGTCTGGCCACCAGCCTGCTCGGCATGTCGCTCGTCAACTGGTACTCCGCGGGTGCGGGGGTGCTGCTCGGCGTGAACGCCCTGTGGGACGACCGCCGCAGCCGCAAACAGCGCAGGCAAGCCGAGGCCAAGGTCGCCGTCGCGCGGCTGGCCGACGACGTGATCTTCCAGGTGGGCAAGGAATCCCGCAACCGCCTGCGCACCCTGCAGCGCGTGCTGCGTGACCACTACACCGAGATCGCCGCCGAGGTCTCGCGCACCGCCGACGAGGCACTGCGCGCCGCCGAGGAGACCGGCCTGCGCTATGGCGACCAGCGTGAACTGCGCATCACCGAGATCGACGCGGGCCTGCGCACCCTGGCCGGGCTGCGGGAACGGGCCCAGCGGCTCACCCGCTGA